One window of Triplophysa rosa linkage group LG10, Trosa_1v2, whole genome shotgun sequence genomic DNA carries:
- the dhx32b gene encoding putative pre-mRNA-splicing factor ATP-dependent RNA helicase DHX32, translated as MELSTDVEKLSDSEGTKDIDSDDLLQLNQFDGLPFSSRYYKLLRERKGLPVWGAKCEFMDSLINNQIVMVPGTAKTGQSTQIPQWCAEFCLSTQYQNGMVVCTQVHQQSTVELALRVADEMDVNIGHEVGYSIPFQTCSSADTVLRYYTDDVLLREMMSDPLLEQYGVVVIDRVQDRTVSTDLLLGLLKDVLLARPELRLVILTAPHSTETLLRHYGSIPQIRLEGPQLCEVVYGSGRGGVKDYLCSAIRLALEIHQNQDDGDIVTFLATEQEIECAHAILRREGASFALPHDEMVPVSVCPELGHCFLDHSEEKKIRKVFLTCSPSADLFWAVPAIRFVIDAGVQKRYVYNPRIRANSIVIRPISRSQAEGRKQLAGPKGKCFCLYQEDASLAAESIPHILESDITSTVLFLKRMEIAGLSHCDFIDRPDPESLMQALEELDYLAALDDDGNLSEIGIIMSEFPLEPQMAKTLLASCEFDCVSEVLTIAAMLTAPSSFLIPPVEMSQKALLCHQKLQHAEGDHFTLINIFNAYKYAQEGPYSNVERWCEEHYLSLNALHTADAIRSELTEILKRIELPVSLPAFGSKSNIVNIKRALLAGFFMQVARVVDGSGNYFMLTHKHVAQIHPLSGYGTEKDLPEWVLYHEHTLSENNCIRTVSHISAHEFIQMAPQYFYYNLPPSESKDLLQHIMDHGSAAPSKGKRKLQTSSHPAIEEQPNERCTIQ; from the exons ATGGAGCTGTCAACAGATGTGGAGAAACTATCGGACTCTGAAGGAACTAAAGACATCGATTCGGATGACCTGCTTCAGCTGAATCAATTCGACGGACTTCCCTTTTCCTCAAGATATTACAAACTattgagagaaagaaaaggacTGCCGGTATGGGGAGCAAAATGCGAGTTTATGGACAGTCTGATCAACAATCAGATTGTTATGGTTCCCGGCACAGCCAAAACAGGACAAAGCACACAG ATACCTCAGTGGTGTGCAGAGTTCTGCTTATCTACGCAGTATCAGAATGGCATGGTGGTGTGCACCCAGGTTCACCAGCAGAGCACTGTGGAACTGGCCCTTCGTGTGGCTGATGAGATGGATGTTAACATTGGTCATGAGGTTGGGTACAGCATCCCATTTCAGACCTGCAGCTCTGCTGACACCGTATTGAG ATACTACACAGATGATGTCTTGCTCCGAGAGATGATGTCGGATCCCCTCTTGGAGCAGTATGGCGTGGTGGTCATTGATCGGGTCCAGGATCGCACCGTCAGCACAGACCTGCTCCTCGGACTGCTTAAAGACGTGCTCCTTGCGCGTCCAGAGCTCAGACTGGTCATCCTCACCGCCCCTCATTCCACTGAGACACTGTTGCGCCATTATGGAAGCATTCCTCAGATCCGTCTGGAAGGGCCGCAGCTGTGTGAGGTGGTTTATGGTAGTGGTAGAGGGGGCGTAAAGGATTACCTCTGCTCTGCTATTAGACTGGCgctggaaatccatcagaatcAAGATGATGGAGACATTGTGACATTCCTGGCAACTGAGCAA GAGATTGAATGCGCCCATGCCATTTTGCGGAGGGAGGGTGCCAGCTTCGCATTGCCTCATGATGAAATGGTGCCTGTATCTGTCTGCCCTGAGCTAGGACACTGTTTCTTAGACCATTCTGAGGAGAAAAAGATTAGAAAAGTCTTCCTCACCTGCAGCCCCAGCGCAGACTTATTCTGGGCCGTTCCGGCTATTCGCTTTGTGATTGATGCCGGAGTGCAAAAACGATAT GTGTACAACCCTAGAATCAGAGCCAACTCTATTGTCATTCGACCGATTAGCAGGAGCCAAGCTGAGGGCCGTAAACAACTTGCTGGCCCAAAAG GCAAGTGTTTCTGCTTATATCAAGAGGACGCATCACTTGCCGCTGAAAGCATCCCTCACATTCTCGAGTCTGACATCACTTCCACTGTGCTCTTCCTAAAACGCATGGAAATTGCTGGCCTGAGCCACTGTGACTTTATTGACAGACCAG ATCCAGAAAGCCTGATGCAAGCTTTAGAGGAGCTTGACTACCTTGCCGCTTTGGATGATGATGGAAATCTGTCTGAGATTGGAATTATAATGTCAGAGTTTCCTCTCGAGCCTCAGATGGCCAAGACTTTGCTTGCGTCCTGTGAGTTTGACTGTGTCAGTGAAGTGTTGACCATTGCTGCCATGCTAACAG CTCCAAGCAGTTTCCTTATACCTCCAGTGGAGATGAGTCAGAAAGCTTTACTGTGCCATCAGAAGCTCCAGCATGCTGAGGGAGACCACTTCACCCTTATAAACATCTTTAATGCCTACAAATATGCTCAGGAAGGGCCAT ACTCTAATGTGGAACGCTGGTGTGAGGAGCATTACCTGAGCCTGAATGCTCTTCACACAGCAGATGCGATACGGTCTGAGCTGACAGAAATTCTGAAACGGATAGAGCTGCCAGTGTCCTTACCAGCTTTTGGCTCTAAAAGCAACATTGTTAACATCAAACGTGCTCTATTGGCTGGATTCTTCATGCAG GTGGCCAGGGTCGTCGATGGGTCAGGGAATTACTTCATGCTTACCCATAAGCATGTGGCTCAGATCCACCCACTGTCTGGCTATGGAACTGAGAAGGATCTTCCGGAATGGGTTCTGTACCATGAGCATACACTGTCAGAAAACAACTGTATTAGAACTGTCTCCCACATATCAGCGCATGA GTTTATTCAGATGGCCCCACAGTACTTCTACTACAACCTGCCACCTAGTGAGAGTAAAGACCTACTGCAGCACATTATGGATCATGGCTCAGCTGCCCCATCTAAAGGCAAAAGAAAACTCCAAACCTCCAGCCATCCTGCCATTGAGGAGCAGCCCAATGAGCGTTGTACCATACAGTGA
- the fank1 gene encoding fibronectin type 3 and ankyrin repeat domains 1 protein yields MKAASSESPQPPVIGKVTHHSIELIWVHEDNKPRTGSPEHWTRYSVEHTDPKTQTYDTIFIGYCTHYVVEELEPSTSYSFRLRVTRPSGESHLSPTVSVFTTREPYSGKNLHQAVNREDEKELTNVLQSGTVDVNVRDKMGYTPLMVAAQKGFMSLVDVLVKDGADIKMKDSTGKDSLMMACYAGHLDIVKYLRKCGTTWESRDKNGCSPLHWAVDGGHLPVITYMILDGCEVDIRDKVFLWTPLMRVAIISGSAAVAAVLLKAGADANVRDKAGKTPLMAAVLNNYEDLVKLLLGNGADHRMKNKHGADAADMATAFGGKNIIKLLDKISLEN; encoded by the exons ATGAAAgcag CATCTTCTGAGTCCCCTCAGCCGCCTGTGATCGGTAAAGTCACTCATCATAGTATCGAGCTGATCTGGGTTCATGAAGACAACAAACCTCGGACCGGTTCCCCTGAACACTGGACCCGCTACTCTGTGGAGCACACAGAcccaaaaacacagacatacgacacaatatttat aGGGTACTGCACCCATTATGTTGTTGAGGAACTGGAGCCCAGTACCTCTTACAGTTTCAGACTCAGGGTTACCAGACCTTCAGGAGAGAGCCACCTTAGCCCAACTGTCTCTGTCTTCACCACAC GAGAGCCGTACAGTGGTAAAAATCTCCACCAGGCGGTTaacagagaagatgaaaaggAGCTGACCAACGTGCTGCAATCTGG CACAGTGGATGTTAATGTTCGTGACAAAATGGGGTACACACCTCTGATGGTGGCTGCTCAGAAAGGTTTTATGAG CTTAGTGGACGTTTTGGTGAAGGATGGAGctgacattaaaatgaaagacaGTACTGGAAAAGACag TCTTATGATGGCATGTTACGCTGGTCACCTGGATATTGTGAAGTACCTGCGTAAGTGCGGGACCACGTGGGAGTCAAGAGACAAGAATGGCTGTAGTCCACTCCACTGGGCTGTAGATGGGGGACACCTGCCTGTCATCACATACATGATCCTGGATGGCTGTGAG GTGGATATAAGAGACAAGGTTTTTCTCTGGACTCCACTCATGCGTGTGGCGATCATCAGCGGGAGCGCTGCAGTGGCCGCTGTCCTCCTCAAAGCTGGAGCCGACGCAAATGTCCGTGACAAAGCTGGAAAGACACCACTAATG GCAGCTGTGCTGAATAACTACGAAGATCTAGTAAAACTTCTGCTTGGCAATGGGGCAGACCACCGTATGAAGAATAAG CATGGAGCAGATGCAGCTGATATGGCCACAGCATTTGGGGGAAAG AACATCATAAAATTGTTGGATAAAATCAGCCTAGAAAATTAA